A segment of the Aureimonas sp. SA4125 genome:
GACCACCTCGTCAACAATGCCGGCCATGGCGAAATGGCAGATTTTGCGTCCACGACGGAGATGCAGTTCGACAAGCTGTTCGCCGTTCACGTCAAGGGCGTGTTCTTCCTGACACAGGCGCTGCTGCCGGTGCTGGCGGACGGCGGACGGATCGTGAACTTCTCGTCCGGTCTGACCCGCGTCTCCTTTCCCGGCTTCTCAGCCTACTCCGCCGCCAAGGGGGCGGTCGAGGTCCTGACCGTATACATGGCGAAGGAACTCGGCGGCCGCGGCATCACCGCCAACACGGTCGCCCCGGGCGCCATTGAGACCGATTTCCTCGGAGGTGCGGTGCGCGACATCCCCGACTACAACACCGCCTTCGCCGGCATGACGGCGCTCGGACGCGTCGGCCTGCCGGACGACATCGGCCCGATGGTGGCCAGTCTCCTGGGACCCGACAACCGCTGGGTCAACGGCCAGCGCATCGAGGTGTCGGGCGGCCAGACCATCTGACACCTTCGACGGGACATTCCGTGGTGTAGGCCGTCCCGTCGCGCGCCGCATCCTCGGAGAGGCCGCTCGACGGCAGCTTCTGGAGATGCCGCCATGCTGTCAGAATGGCTGTGAAGGGTCGAAACCGGCCGTCCTTTGGTGGCCATTCCTGCATGATCCCGGATCGACGTGCCTCCAGCGGTTGAGCAGGCGCCCGGACCGCCCATAGACGCCAGCGGGACCGCCCTGTCAGGCGATCGGCGCGTCGAGGGAAACGCCATATTCGGCCGAACTCGTCGTCAGCCAGGCCCAAAAATCGGCGGCATGGCTGCGGAAGACCGCGATGTCGTAGGTCGGCGCCGCGTCCACCTGCCACAGGACGATGCCGACATGGCCGGCGAGCGTCACCGCGCTGTCGCCCGGCGAAAAGGCTGAAGCGTCGAGATCGAGCGGCACGCCCTTGGCCAGGACGGCGCGCACCGAGGGGCCGGACAGCCTGAGGACGCCATAGCCCGAGGACTGGTCTGCGACCGAGGCGGTGCCGGCGAGATCCGCGCCGAGCCTTTTGGCGAAGGATGGATCGTTTCCGGCCGCGATCGCCAGCCAGCTGCGCGGACCGGTGCCGATGAGGCTCACCCTGTCCCCGTGGGAGACTTTTGGCCCGGATCGCAGCGTGATGCCGAAGCTTTGAGCCAGCCGGTCGCGCAGGGCCGTTTCGGCGCCCCGGCGCAGCGTCACGGTGGCAAGACCGAGCGGATGGCGCTCGGCGACGGTCACGCCGGCGCGTCCGTCCCCGGCGGTCGGTAGAGCGAGGCGGGCGAAGGCGGAGACGGCGGCAAGCCGCGGGCGGTCAAGCATGGTGGCGGCTCCCCTCGGGGTCGACGAAACAGGGCGAGCAGATCTCGATCTCGACATCGGTGCGGCGCAGGAGGTCGACGGCGCGCAGGCGCTCGCCGATCCGCTCCGGGCCGCGCTTCATCAGGCCGAGGCCGATCCACTGGCCGAGCGCCGGCGAGAAAACGACCGAGGTGACGTAACCCAGATCGTTCGCCGTCATCGGCGCCGCGCCCGTATCAAGGAAGTGCGCTCCGCCCGAGACTTTTCGCGCGGGGTCGACCGGCTTGAAACCGACGAGGCGCAGACGGTCGGGATCGACGAGACCCTCGCGGAAGGCGAGCGTATTGCCAACGAAGCGCTTCTTCGTCGACAGCATGCGGCCGAGACCGAGATCGCCGGCGGTCGTCGTGCCCGACAGCTCGTTGCCGGCGACATGGCCCTTTTCGACGCGCAGCACGCCTAGTGCCTCGGTGCCGTAGGGCATGGCGCCGAAAGCCTCGCCCGTCTTGGCCAGTTCCCGCGCGAGCGCCTCGCCGTAATCGGCGGGGACGGCGATCTCGTAGGCGAGTTCGCCGGAGAAGGAGATGCGAAACAGCCTGACCGGAATGCCGGCCCAGTCGAAGGCCGCCACGGCCATGAAGGGGAAGGCCGCGTTCGCCAGATCGATGCTGTCGCCGAGCATCGCCTGCAGCAGCGCCCGCGATTTCGGGCCGGCGATGGCGACCTGCGACCAGGCCTCGGTGACGGAAGCGAGTTGCACGTCGAGGTCGGGCCAGAGCACCTGGGACAGGAAATTCAGGTGCTTCATGATCCGCCCGGCATTGGCCGTGGTGGTCGAGACGACGAAATGCTCAGGCGCAAACCGCGCCACCGTGCCGTCGTCGAGCACGAACCCGTCCTCGCGCAGCATCAGCCCGTAGCGGGCGCGCCCGACCGCAAGGCTCGCCATCGCGTTGGCATAGACGCGGTCGAGGAATTCGGCGGCGTCCGGCCCCTGCACGTCGATCTTGCCAAGGGTCGAGACGTCGCAGAGCCCGACATTCTCGCGCACGTTGCGGGCCTCGCGCGTCACCGTTTTCAGCCAGTCCGCCTCGCCGGGGCGGGCATACCATTGCGGCCGCAGCCAGGGCCCCGCCTCGATGAAGGTCGCTCCCTGTTCGGCGGCAAAGGCGTGCGCCGGGATATGCCGCGTCGGCTTGAAATGCCGGCCGCGCGCGGTGCCGGCAAAGGCGGCGATGGCGACCGGCGCATAGGGTGGGCGGGCGACCGTGGTGCCGACTTCCGGGATCGGGCGGCCGGCGAGCTCGGCCATGATGGCATGGCCGTTGATGTTCGACAGCCGTCCCTGGTCCGTCGCCATGCCGAGCGTCGTGTAGCGCTTCAAATGTTCGACCGAGCGAAAGCCTTCGCGGTGGGCCAGCGCGATGTCGGCGGCGGTGACGTCGTGCTGGAAGTCGACAAAGGCTTTTCCCTTGCCCGCGACGTGCCAGAGCGGTGTGAGCGCGGCGGCCTCGTCGTCCGCGAGGGGCGCAAGGCCGCTCGATGCGGAGAAGCCGCAGGCTTCGGCCGCCGTCGTGCCGGCGGCATGGCCTTCGCCGAGCCCGCGCCCGAGCGTCATCGTGCCGTTGGCGGCGCCGGCGACCGCCATGCCTTCAGGCGGCGTGCCCGGCACGAAGGCGGCGATCGCGTCCGAGAAGGACGGGCGGCCGCCGAGATGGGTGGATAGCGCCAGCGCCGGATTCCAGCCGCCGCTCATCGCCAGGAGGTCGGTCGGGATGCGCGACAGGCCGCCATCGGCGCGGGCGATGGTGATCTCGGCAAGGCTCTTGCCGCCCTGCGTCGCCACCACCCGCCCGCCGGCGACGACGCGCGCACCGAGACGCCTGGCCCTTTCTTCGAGGGCGGCCGGGATCGTCGCCCTCGAATCGACGACCGCCTCGATCGCGGCGCCGGCCTCGGCGAGGTCGAAGGCGGTGCGCCAGCCGTCGTCGCCATTGGTGAAGACCGAAACGTTTCGCCCCGGCAAGACGCCGAAGCGCTGGGCGTAGGTGCGCAGGGCAGACGCCATCATCACGCCCGGCCGGTCGTTGCCCGCAAAGACCAGCGGCCGCTCGACGGCGCCGGCGCAGAGGATCGAGCGTCTTGCCGTAATCTGCCAGAGGCGCTGGCGCGGCTGCCCATCCGGCGGCACGGGCAGGTGGTCGGAAACCTTCTCGATCGCGCCGAAGGTGCCGCCGTCATAGGCGCCGAAGACGGCGGTGCGCGGCATCAGCCGGACATGGGGCAGAGCCATGAGCTCCGCGACGGCGCGGTCCGCCCAGCCGGCGGCCGGCAGTCCGTCGACCGTGTCCTTCTCGGCCAGCAGCCGTCCGCCGAGCGCGAAATCCTCCTCGCACAGGATGACGCGGGCACCAGCTCGGCCGGCCGCAAGCGCCGCGGCAAGCCCGGCGGGACCGGCGCCGATGACCAGCACGTCACAGAAGGCGAAGGCCTTTTCGTAGGCGTCGGGATCGGGAAGCCCCGCCGCGCGGCCGAGGCCCGCGGCGCGACGGATCGCCGGCTCGTAGAGTTTTTCCCAGAAGGCGGAGGGCCATTTGAAGGTCTTGTAGTAGAATCCGGCGACGAGGAGGGGCGAGAACAGGCCGTTGACCGCGCCGACGTCGAAGCCGAGCGAGGGCCAGCGGTTCTGGCTCCGCGCCCGGAGGTCGTCGAACAGCTCGACCGTCGTCGCCTTGGTGTTCGGCTCCCGCCGCGCGCCCTCACGCAGTTCGACGAGGGCGTTCGGCTCCTCGGGGCCGGCCGTGACGATGCCGCGCGGCCGATGATATTTGAACGAACGCCCGACCAGCCGCACGCCCGAGGCCAGCAGCGCCGAGGCCAGCGTGTCGCCGGCAAAGCCGTCATACGACGTTCCGTCGAAGCGAAAGCGCAGCGACTTGGTGCGATCGATGTGGCCGCCCGTGGGAAGACGGTAAGGAGCGGCGCTCATCGCCCGCCCTCGCGTCCGGCTTCCGCGCCCGCCAGCTGGACCGAATGCACCGCGTGGCTCACGGTGTCGCGCTCGACGAGCAGCCAGGAACGGCAGCCGGCCTCGTGGTACCAGAGCCCGGTGTGGCGACCGGCGGGATTGCTCCGGAGATAGACGCGATCGGCTTCGCTCTCGGGCGAGACGTCGGCCTCCCAGCCGCCGGCGGCAGCGTCGGCGTCGCCGAGAAAGCTGAACTCGCGCAGATCCCGCGATCCGCAATAGGGGCAGTCGATGCGCATGCTAGAACTCCCCAGGGGTGGGAATGGTCAGGGCGACGAGCGCGGGGAAGGCCGTGACGGTGACGCGACGGGCTGGCGCCGCGACAGCCGTAAAACGTGGCGCAGTCCTCTGAACTTCGTCATCCTCGGGGCCTTGGCCCCGGGGATCCATGCCTCGACGTCGAGGCGCGCACGAAGGCTTGAGCGGCGATCGACGGGAGACGTCGAACGACGTTCCCGTTGCGGCATGGGTCCCCGGGGCTACGGCCCCGAGGATGACGATCTGAGATGTCGGTGCCGTTTCCATCATGCGGCTCAATGCAGGTTCGCCTGGGCGCCCTGGCCCTTTTCGTCGATAGCATGGCCGCGCCGAAAGCGGTCCAGCCGGTAGGCTGAGGCCGTCGGCTCCGGCCTGTCGGTGGCGATGAGATGGGCGAAGGCGTGACCGGAGGCGGGCGTCGCCTTGAAGCCGCCATAGCACCAGCCGGCATTGATATAGAGGCCCTCGACCGGCGCTTTGTCGATGATCGGCGAGCCATCCATGGTCATGTCCATGATGCCGCCCCAGGAGCGCAGCATCCGCACCCGGCCGATCCCCGGCATCAGCGCCATGCCGCCCTCGCAGACGTCTTCCACCGTCGGCAGGTTGCCGCGCTGGGCGTAGGAATTGTAGCCGTCGATGTCGCCGCCGAAGACGAGACCGCCCTTGTCGGACTGCGAGATGTAGAAATGCCCGGCGCCGAAGGTGACGACATTGTCGATCATCGGCTTGATCGCCTCGGAGACGAAGGCCTGCAGCACATGGCTTTCGATCGGCAGGCGAAGCCCCGCCATCTCGGCAACGCGCGAGGAATTGCCGGCCACCGCCATCGCCACCTTCTTCGCCCGGATCGGCCCGCGGCTCGTCTCGACGCCGGTGACCGCGCCCGAGGCATCGCGCAAAAATCCGGTGACGGCGCAGTTCTGGACGATGTCGACGCCGCGCTCTGACGCCGCGCGGGCATAGCCCCAGACGACGGCGTCGTGCCGCGCCGTGCCGCCGCGCCGCTGCATCAGCCCGCCCTTGATCGGAAAGCGGGCGTCGTCGAAGGCGAGGTACGGCATTTCGCGCCGGACGTCGTCGAGCGACAGGAGTTCGGCGTCGATCCCCTCCAGCATCATCGCATTGCCGCGCCTGATATAGGCGTCGCGCTGGGCGTCGGAGTGGAAGAGGTTGAGGACGCCGCGCTGCGACACCATGGCGTTGTAGCCGAGATCCTGTTCCAGCCCCTCCCAGAGCTTCATCGACAGTTCGTAGAAAGCGAAATTGCCGGGCAGCATGTAGTTGGAGCGGATGATCGTGGTGTTGCGGCCGGCATTGCCCGAGCCGATCCAGCCCTTCTCGATCACCGCGACATTTGTGATCCCATGGTTCTTGGCCAGATAATGCGCCGTCGCCAGCCCGTGCCCGCCGCCGCCGATGATGACGACGTCGTAGTCCGGTCTCGGCGCTGCGTCCCGCCAGGCAGGCCGCCAGCGCCGGTGGCCGGACAAAGCGTTCAGCGCGAGCGAGAAAAACGAATAGCGCATGGGGCAATTCCGGCGGCAAAGGCTTGAACCAAGCGCCATCATCCGTCATTGCCGGACATGGCCTTGCACGGGAGAGACGCTTCCTTGACCTGGAAAGACGCAGCGACGAGCGATGTCGTCAACGCAAAGGCGCCCTCGGCCGTGACGCGCGTCGCGCTTCTGCTCATTCCCGGCTTTGCCCTGATGTCCTACGCCTCGGCACTGGAGCCCTTGCGCGCCGCGAACACGCTGGCCGGTCGCACGCTCTACGCCTGGCGTCACGTCTCGCCCGATGGCCGGCCCGTCGAAGCTTCCAGCGGCCTTGTCCTCGACGTCGATGGCGGGCCCGGGGAGGGCGTGAGCCCCGACATGCTCATCGTCTGCGCCGGCGGCAACCCGGCCGCGTTCGACGACGCTGCGACCTTCGCCTGGCTGCGCGCTCTGGCGCGGCAGGGCGTCGTCATCGGCGGCGTCTCGGGCGGTCCGGTGATCCTCGCCCGTGCCGGCCTTCTCGACGGCCACCACGCCACCGTCCACTGGGAGCACGCCGCCGCCTTCGCCGAGGATTTTCCTGACGTGACGCTCGTTCCCTCGCTCTACCAGATCGACGGGCGGCGGCTCACCTGCGCCGGCGGCGTCGCCGCGCTCGACCTGATGCACCAGGTGATCGCCGAGGCGCACGGAGGAGAACTTGCCCGTGCCGTCAGCGACTGGTTCCTGCAGGCGCATGTGCGCCCGGGGAGCGGCGGCCAGCGCCTGGCGCCGCGCGAGCGCCTCGGCATTTCGAGCCCGAAACTCGAAGCCGTCGTCGGCGCCATGGAAGGCCAGCTGGAAGAGCCGCTCGGCCGCGCGGCGCTCGCCAGAATCGCCGGCCTCTCGCTGCGCCAGCTCGACCGGCTCTTTTCAGCCCATCTCGGCACCAGCCCCGAGCGCTTCTACCTGTCGCTGCGTCTTGATCGCGCCCGCCAGTTGCTGCGCCAGAGCGGCCTGTCCGCCACCGAGATCGCCGTCGCCACGGGGTTTGCCAGCGGCAGCCATTTCTCTCGGGCCTACCGGCAAAAATTCGGCGTGCCGCCGACCGGGGAGCGGCGCTCGCGAAACGGCTAGGTCGCCGCCGCGCGCAGCAACATGCCGAACAGGTCGCGCGGCTCGTCCGGATCGGCGAGGAGGTCGATCTCGGCATAGAAGCCGGTGCCCGGCAGTTTTGCCTTGACGTAGCGCAGGGCGGAAAAGTCCTCGGTGGCAAAGCCCACGCTGTCGAACAGCGTGATCTGAGCGGCATCGCGGCGCCCGACCGCCCGGCCGGCGATCACCTCCGACAGCTCGGTCACGACGTGGTCGGGGGCGAGCTGCTGGATCTCGCCCTCGATGCGCGTCTGCGGCGGGTATTCGACAAAGATGTCGGCGCGGTGGAGGATGCCGGGGTGGAGCTCGGTCTTGCCCGGGCAGTCCCCGCCGACGGCGTTGATGTGGAGGCCCGCGCCGACGAGGTTGTCGGTGAGGATGGTGGCATTCTGCTTGTCGGCGGTCACGGTGGTGACGATGTCGGCGCCCTCGACCGCCGCCTCGACGCTCTGGCAGAGGGTAATGTCGAAGCCGAAGCCGGCGAGGTTCCTGCGGCATTTCTCGCTGGCCGAAGCGTCGATGTCGTAGAGGCGCAGCCGGTCGATGCCGAGCAGCGCCTTGAAGGCGAGGGCTTGGAACTCCGACTGTGCGCCATTGCCGATGATCGCCATGGTGAGCGAATCCTTGCGCGCCAGGTGTTTTGCCGCCACGGCCGAGGTCGCGGCGGTGCGCAGCGCGGTGAGGATGGTCATTTCCGAGAACAGCACGGGATAGCCGTTGGCGACGTCGGCAAGGACGCCGAAGGCGGTCACCGTCTGGCGGCCGTCGCGCATGTTCTTCGGGTGGCCGTTGACGTATTTGAAGCCGTAGATGGCCCCGTCCGAGGTCGGCATCAGCTCGATCACGCCTTCGGCGCTGTGCGAGGCGATGCGCGCCGTCTTGTCGAAGACCTCCCAGCGGGCGAAATCCTCCTCGACGAAGGCGGAGAGCTCCAAGAGGAAGCGCTCGACGCCGATCGACAGCACCAGCTTCATCATGTGGTCGACGCTGACGAAGGGCACGAGGTTGAGCTTGCGGTCCATAGTCAAAAACTCCGTGTCGGACGGTCGAGGACGCGGCGGCCCATCAGGCTGGCGGCGAGGTCGACCATCAGCAGCGCCGTGCGGCCGCGCTCGTCGAGGAAAGGGTTGAGCTCGACGAGGTCGAGGCTGCGCACGAGGCCGCTGTCGTGCAGCATTTCCATCACGAGATGCGCCTCGCGGAACGTCGCGCCGCCGGGCACGGTGGTGCCGACGCCGGGCGCGACGGCGGGATCGAGGAAATCGACGTCGAGGCTGACATGGAGAAGCCCGCCGGCGGCTTCGACCTTGGCGAGAAAGGCACCGACGAGCGGCGCGATGCCATGCTCGTCGATCGCCCGCATGTCGTGGACGAGGATGCCGGCCTCGCCGAGCGCCGCGCGCTCGGCCGGATCGACGCTGCGAAGTCCCATCATGCAGACGTTCTCCGGCTTCACCGCCACGGCAAGCGGCGGGAAAACGCCGTCAAAGCCCGGGCGCCCGCTGGCATAGGCCATCGGCACGCCGTGCAGGTTGCCGCTCTTCGTCGTGTCCGGCGTGTGGAAGTCGGGATGGGCGTCGAGCCAGAGCACGAAGAGCTCGCGCCCTTCCTCGGCCGCTCGCCGGCTCATGCCGGAGACGGTGCCGGCGGAAAGGCTGTGGTCGCCGCCGAGAAAGACCGGCAGGCCCTCGCCGCCCGCGGCAAAGGCAACCTCGGCCAACAGCTTTGTCCAGGCCGCCACTTCCGCGAGCTTCTTCAAGGCCGGATTGGCGTGGTCCTGTCGTTCCGAGGGCGCTTCCGGCGCGACATTGCCGCGATCGACGACGGTGAAGCCGAGTTCCTGCAGCGCACCGGCAAGCCCCGCCGTGCGGTAGGCGCTCGGCCCCATGTCGCAGCCAAGCCGCCCGGCGCCGTCCTGCACGGGCACGCCGATGAGTATGCAGTTCCTGTCCATCGCAACCCCCTTCTGGTCATGCGAGGCTAACAGGGGAGACTGGCGGAACGAACGAGACATATTGGCAAAATGGACGATAAAGGCTATCAGATTGCGTAATATCGTTTGCCATTATGGGCTGGCACCGGGATTGGAAGGGCCCCCATGGACGATCTCGACCGTCAGCTGATCACGCATCTGCGCCACAATGGCCGGCGCTCGGTCTCCGACATCGCGCTGGAGCTGGGCGTCTCGCGCGCCACGGTCCGGGCGCGGATCGAGCGAATGGAGGAGCGCGGCGATATCGTCGGCTACACCGTGATCCTCAGGGCCGACGCGGTGTCGCTGCCGGTGCGCGGGCTGACGCTGATCGAGGTCGAGGGCCGCAAGGCCGACCGCGTCGTCGAGGCGCTGGCCGGATTTCCGGAGATCGGCGCGGTGCATACCACCAATGGGCGCTGGGACCTCGTCGTCGAGATTTCCGCGCAGAGCCTTTCCGATCTCGACGCCGTCCTGCGTCGCATGCGCCTCATCGACGGCATCACCACCTCCGAGACGAATCTGCTGCTGGCAACGCCGCGCAGCACCCGGGCAAGACTGTAGGGACCGGCACGCCGGCAAGCCGGCGCGTGCGCACAATCGTCGGGATCCGCATGCCCGCGACGCCGGCGCTTCCGGGCCGATGGCCGATGAGAGCCGCGGGACAGGAGCCCGAACGAAAATCTCCCTTTTCGCCCGAAATTAGATTGGCATACGTCGCAGCCGATCCGCCCCGGGCATAAGTCTCCGACAACCCCGGAGCATCCCATGTCATCGATCGCCGCTTCTTCCACGCGCCTGTCCGTTCCCCCATCCTTCGGAACGGCCGGTTACGTCTCCCTTGCCATCCTTCTTGCCGGCACGCTGGCGCTCGGCATGGGCTACGGCCCGGCCCATGGAGCGCTCTTCCTTGTCGGCGGGGGGCTCGGCATTGCGCTCTACCACGCCTCCTTCGGTTTCACCGCGGCGTGGCGGGCCTTCATTCTGGAGGGTCGCGGCCGCGGGCTGAGAGCGCAGATGGTGCTTCTCGCCCTGGCGGTGGTGCTGTTCTTTCCCGCGCTCGCGGCGGGAACGCTGTTCGGCAACCCGGTGGCCGGGCTCGTCCAGCCGCTCAGCCTCTCGGTCGTCATCGGTGCCTTCATGTTCGGCCTAGGCATGCAGCTCGGCGGCGGCTGCGCCTCCGGCACGCTGTTCACCGCCGGCGGCGGCAATGCGCGCATGCTGGTGACGCTGTTCTTCTTCGTCGTCGGTTCCGTCCTCGCCACGGTGAACTTCGACTGGTGGGTGTCGCTTCCCTCCTTTGCGCCGGTCACGCTGGTCTCGCTCGGCGCACCGGTCGGCATCCTCGTCTCGCTCGCCCTTTTCGCGGCGATTGCGGCTCTCACCGTCGTCGTCGAGAAGCGGCGCAACGGCGCCCTCGAAGAAGCACCGGCGGCGCCGCGCCACGGACTGGCGCGCTATCTCAGGGGGCCCTGGCCGATCCTCGCGGGCGCCGTGGCGCTGGCTGTCCTCAACTTCGCCACCCTCGCGCTTGCCGGGCGCCCCTGGGGCATCACCTCGGCCTTCGCGCTCTGGGGCGCCAAGGGAGCGGAGATCATCGGTTTCGACCCGTCCGCCTGGGCCTACTGGCAGAGCGCCGGCAATGCCAAGGCATTGCAGGCCAGCGTGTTCGCCGATGTCACCTCGGTCATGGATTTCGGCATCATTGCCGGTGCCATGCTGGCGGCCGTCCTCGCCGGAAAGTTCGCCCCGAACTTCCGCATCCCGCTGCGCTCGCTCCTCGCCGCCGTCGTCGGCGGGCTGTTGCTCGGCTATGGCTCGCGCATCGCCTATGGCTGCAACATCGGCGCCTATTTCTCCGGCATCGCCTCGGGCAGCCTGCACGGCTGGCTCTGGGCCGTGGCGGCCTTCGCCGGGAACATCGTCGGCATCAAGTTCCGGCCCGCGTTCTTCGGCCGCGCTTGAGTGGCGGCAGGACCGCCTTTGGACGCTCCGACTGTCCGATCCGGGCGGCCGATCGACTGGGCCTTCTGATCAAGATGGCGCAGGCTCCATCCCCCGGTGGAGCCTGCGCCGACCGGCAAGGACCTGCATCCGTCCCGCATGGGGTCCTCGCCCTTGCGCCCCAGCTTTCGCTCGCCCCTCCAGGCGTCGATCGCGGGTCGCAACTCGCGTGTGCTGGCCTCAGTGCGACATCAGCACCGGCACGGTCATGTGCCGGAGGATATGCCGCGTCACGCCGCCGAACAGCATTTCGCGCACGCGCGAATGGCCGAAGCATCCCATGACGAGAAGGTCCGAGCCCTGGTCGGCAAGGCTCGACAGGATGTCGTCGCCGACGGAGAGATCGCCGCTGAAGGACGTGGCCGCCTCGACCGCGACGTCCTGGCGCGCGAGCGCGAGGACGAGATCGTCTGCGGTGGCGAGGCCCGGGGTCGGACGATCATTCCGCGGATCGATGGTCAGCACCCGCACACGGCTGGCCGTCTTCAGGAGCGGCAGGGCATCGGCGGCAGCGCGGGCGGCCTCGCGCGTGCCGTTCCAGGCAATGAGGACGCGGTCGCCAACCCGCTCGAAGCGCCCGGCATAGGGCACGATCAGCACCGGGCGGCCACAGCCCATCACGAGGTCGGCCAGCACCGGGTCGCTGCCGGCGGCGGCATCGGGTCCCTGGCCGGCGATGACGAGGTCGGCGCACATGGCATGGCGGTTGAGGATGCGGCCATCGTCCGGCCGCACGGTCTCTTCCCGCCGCCATTCGCTCCGGTCTGCGCCGGCAGCACTCACCTTCCGGCGGAAGATCTCCTCGATGGCCTCCGCCTCCTCAACACGCAGGCGCCGCGTCTCGGCGATGAATTCGGCAGGAATTTCGGCGGGAAACATGCCGACCATGCTGCCGATGTCGGCAGCCAGCACATGAACGCCGACGAGATGGGCGTCATGGCGCTCGGCGAGCGACAGCGCAACGTCCACGAGAGCCGCGGCGCGCGCCTTGGAATCGAGCACGACCAGGATCGTCTTGTACATCGCTGTCCTCCCAAAGCCGGCATGCCGCGCGGGCTGCCCTGATGATCGGACGCTGCGCCTTTCGCCAGGGGAAAACTTTGATCTGACGCAAATCCCTGCATCGCAGCCATGGCGGATGTCGCAGTGGACGAGCCGCCAGAGCCTACGCTCGGGCGGGCCCGGATGCTGCCGAAAGTGTCAGTGCGCCATCAGGAGAGGAACGACGCTTTTCGTCAGGAGGTCGCGGGTGACGCCGCCGAGGAGGAATTCGCGCAGGCGCGATCGGCCATAGGCGCCGATGACGATGAGCTCCGCCCCGACGAGGGCGGCCTCGTTGAGCAGTCCATCGGCAGGGCTCGTCCCGTTGGCGACGCTTCTCACCTCGATCGCAATGCCATGCCGCGCGAGGTGACGGGCCATGTCGGCTGCGGGCGGGCTCGCGCGCGGATCGGCGGAGTTCGTTTCCCTGACTTCGACGAGAAAGACGCGCTCGGCATTTTTCAGGAAGGGAAGCGCTGCCGCGATGGCATGCGAGCATTCGGTCGTGTCGCGCCAGCCGATGAGGATCCTGTCGGGATCCTTGGGGTGCGATGCTTCCGGCGGGACGACGAAGGCGGGTGCGCCGGCATCGAAAAGGACGGATTCGAGGAGATCGGGCCAGCGGGACGAACCGCCATAGGGCCGCCCCATAATGACGAGGTCGACCGCCCGGGCGAATTGCGCGACGGCGCGCCCAAGCTCGTGCGACATGCCGTCGATGCGCAGGAGGTCGGTCCCCGCCCCGAGGAGCAGCAGCCGCTGTCGCGCCTGTGCCTCGGCCTTGTCGAAGAGGGCGGCGTCGTTCTGCCAGAAGGCCGCGGAGAGCCGTTCCAGTTCCGGCTCGAGCGTGACGAGGGCGGCGGGAATGGCATGGGTGATGACACCGCGGACATGCGCACTGAA
Coding sequences within it:
- the rocF gene encoding arginase; its protein translation is MDRNCILIGVPVQDGAGRLGCDMGPSAYRTAGLAGALQELGFTVVDRGNVAPEAPSERQDHANPALKKLAEVAAWTKLLAEVAFAAGGEGLPVFLGGDHSLSAGTVSGMSRRAAEEGRELFVLWLDAHPDFHTPDTTKSGNLHGVPMAYASGRPGFDGVFPPLAVAVKPENVCMMGLRSVDPAERAALGEAGILVHDMRAIDEHGIAPLVGAFLAKVEAAGGLLHVSLDVDFLDPAVAPGVGTTVPGGATFREAHLVMEMLHDSGLVRSLDLVELNPFLDERGRTALLMVDLAASLMGRRVLDRPTRSF
- a CDS encoding ornithine cyclodeaminase, with translation MDRKLNLVPFVSVDHMMKLVLSIGVERFLLELSAFVEEDFARWEVFDKTARIASHSAEGVIELMPTSDGAIYGFKYVNGHPKNMRDGRQTVTAFGVLADVANGYPVLFSEMTILTALRTAATSAVAAKHLARKDSLTMAIIGNGAQSEFQALAFKALLGIDRLRLYDIDASASEKCRRNLAGFGFDITLCQSVEAAVEGADIVTTVTADKQNATILTDNLVGAGLHINAVGGDCPGKTELHPGILHRADIFVEYPPQTRIEGEIQQLAPDHVVTELSEVIAGRAVGRRDAAQITLFDSVGFATEDFSALRYVKAKLPGTGFYAEIDLLADPDEPRDLFGMLLRAAAT
- a CDS encoding universal stress protein, with product MNGLGTSAISTAAFADKSAASTDDMARTAVTVDAVRDILVHLDGSTQDLANLAHAEMIATVFSAHVRGVITHAIPAALVTLEPELERLSAAFWQNDAALFDKAEAQARQRLLLLGAGTDLLRIDGMSHELGRAVAQFARAVDLVIMGRPYGGSSRWPDLLESVLFDAGAPAFVVPPEASHPKDPDRILIGWRDTTECSHAIAAALPFLKNAERVFLVEVRETNSADPRASPPAADMARHLARHGIAIEVRSVANGTSPADGLLNEAALVGAELIVIGAYGRSRLREFLLGGVTRDLLTKSVVPLLMAH
- a CDS encoding universal stress protein, coding for MYKTILVVLDSKARAAALVDVALSLAERHDAHLVGVHVLAADIGSMVGMFPAEIPAEFIAETRRLRVEEAEAIEEIFRRKVSAAGADRSEWRREETVRPDDGRILNRHAMCADLVIAGQGPDAAAGSDPVLADLVMGCGRPVLIVPYAGRFERVGDRVLIAWNGTREAARAAADALPLLKTASRVRVLTIDPRNDRPTPGLATADDLVLALARQDVAVEAATSFSGDLSVGDDILSSLADQGSDLLVMGCFGHSRVREMLFGGVTRHILRHMTVPVLMSH
- a CDS encoding YeeE/YedE family protein; this encodes MSSIAASSTRLSVPPSFGTAGYVSLAILLAGTLALGMGYGPAHGALFLVGGGLGIALYHASFGFTAAWRAFILEGRGRGLRAQMVLLALAVVLFFPALAAGTLFGNPVAGLVQPLSLSVVIGAFMFGLGMQLGGGCASGTLFTAGGGNARMLVTLFFFVVGSVLATVNFDWWVSLPSFAPVTLVSLGAPVGILVSLALFAAIAALTVVVEKRRNGALEEAPAAPRHGLARYLRGPWPILAGAVALAVLNFATLALAGRPWGITSAFALWGAKGAEIIGFDPSAWAYWQSAGNAKALQASVFADVTSVMDFGIIAGAMLAAVLAGKFAPNFRIPLRSLLAAVVGGLLLGYGSRIAYGCNIGAYFSGIASGSLHGWLWAVAAFAGNIVGIKFRPAFFGRA
- a CDS encoding Lrp/AsnC family transcriptional regulator; translation: MDDLDRQLITHLRHNGRRSVSDIALELGVSRATVRARIERMEERGDIVGYTVILRADAVSLPVRGLTLIEVEGRKADRVVEALAGFPEIGAVHTTNGRWDLVVEISAQSLSDLDAVLRRMRLIDGITTSETNLLLATPRSTRARL